The Henckelia pumila isolate YLH828 chromosome 2, ASM3356847v2, whole genome shotgun sequence genome includes a window with the following:
- the LOC140883464 gene encoding long chain acyl-CoA synthetase 4-like isoform X1 yields the protein MAETDKFIVEIEKAKEGKDGKPSIGPVYRNVLAKDGFFPLPQELDSCWDIFCRSVKKFPNNAMLGERDMVTGKAGSYVWFTYQEVYDLVLKIGASICSCGSMQGDRCGIYGANCSNWVITMQVYLLQACNAYGLYCVPLYDTLGAGAVEYIISHAEISIVFVEENKISEVLKTFPSTEKYLKTIVSFGKISPQQKKEAGNFGIKMYSWNEFLLLGIDKRFDIPTKKKTDICTIMYTSGTTGDPKGVVISNENILSVIFGVNNHLESMNQEFCETDVYFSFLPLAHIFDRVTEELFISKGAAIGFWHKDIKCLLDDIKELKPTVFCAVPRVLDRIYSGLIEKISAAGVVKHALFNIAYSYKLRNMHKGYKHVEAAPIFDKIIFDKVNEGLGGNLRLILSGAAPLSHSVETFLRVVTCAHVLQGYGLTETCAGSFAAHPDKMAMIGTVGPPLPMVDICLESVPDMEYDALSSTPRGEICIRGKCLFSGYYKHEDLTREVMVGDWFHTGDIGEWQPDGSMKIIDRKKNIFKLSQGEYVSVEKLESIYSLPPSIDAIWIYGNSYKSFLVAVVNPNLESLKQWAQANEATIDLNGMCSDPRARNHVLGELTSIGEKEKLKGFEFIKAVHLDPMPFDIERDLLGPTYKKKRTQFLKYYQRVIEDMYRI from the exons ATGGCGGAAACAGACAAGTTCATTGTAGAGATTGAGAAGGCAAAGGAAGGCAAAGATGGGAAGCCATCAATTGGGCCAGTTTATAGAAATGTGCTTGCTAAAGATGGATTCTTTCCTCTCCCTCAAGAACTTGATAGTTGTTGGGATATTTTCTG TCGGTCTGTGAAAAAATTTCCCAATAATGCAATGCTTGGTGAGCGGGACATGGTGACAGGGAAg GCAGGTTCGTATGTGTGGTTCACTTATCAAGAAGTTTATGACTTAGTTCTTAAAATTGGAGCCTCCATTTGTTCTTGTGGTTCCATGCAG GGTGATAGGTGTGGGATCTACGGagcaaactgctcaaactgggtTATAACTATGCAG GTATATCTTTTGCAGGCTTGCAATGCTTATGGTCTGTACTGTGTTCCCTTGTACGATACTCTTG GTGCTGGAGCAGTGGAATATATTATTAGCCATGCTGAGATTTCTATTGTTTTTGTGGAGGAAAACAAAATTTCTGAG GTACTGAAAACATTTCCTAGCACTGAAAAATACTTGAAGA CAATTGTAAGCTTTGGAAAGATCAGCCCACAACAAAAGAAGGAAGCTGGAAACTTTGGCATCAAAATGTATTCTTGGAATGAATTTTTACTTCTG GGAATTGACAAGCGATTTGACATTCCCACCAAGAAGAAAACAGATATTTGTACAATAATGTACACAAGTGGGACAACAGGTGATCCAAAGGGAGTCGTGATTTCCAACGAGAACATTCTTTCAGTTATATTTGGAGTAAATAACCATTTGGAGAGCATGAATCAAGAG TTTTGCGAGACAGAcgtatatttttcttttctccCTCTGGCACATATATTTGATCGGGTAACTGAAGAGTTGTTCATATCGAAAGGCGCTGCAATTGGATTTTGGCACAAA GATATTAAGTGTTTGCTTGACGATATCAAAGAGCTTAAACCAACAGTATTCTGTGCTGTTCCTCGTGTGTTGGACAGAATATATTCAG GTTTGATTGAGAAGATCTCTGCAGCCGGGGTCGTCAAACATGCACTCTTTAATATTGCTTATTCCTA CAAACTGCGTAACATGCATAAAGGCTATAAACATGTGGAAGCAGCGCCAATTTTTGACAAAATTATTTTCGACAAG GTGAACGAAGGTTTAGGTGGGAATTTACGGCTCATCTTATCTGGAGCAGCGCCTCTTTCTCACAGTGTGGAAACCTTCCTCCGTGTCGTGACATGTGCTCATGTTCTTCAGGGATATG GTTTAACTGAAACCTGTGCCGGGTCTTTTGCTGCACACCCGGATAAAATGGCGATGATTGGTACTGTGGGCCCTCCACTGCCTATGGTAGATATATGCCTGGAATCAGTTCCTGATATGGAATATGACGCCCTTTCAAGTACTCCTCGAGGAGAAATATGCATCAGGGGGAAGTGTTTGTTCTCGGGATACTACAAACATGAAGATCTCACCAGAGAGGTGATGGTTGGTGATTGGTTTCATACTG GTGACATAGGCGAATGGCAACCAGACGGTAGCATGAAGATTATTGATcgcaagaaaaatatttttaagctttCTCAAGGGGAATATGTATCTGTTGAGAAACTGGAGAGCATTTACTCTCTCCCCCCAAGTATTGATGCG ATATGGATATACGGGAATAGTTACAAGTCATTTCTTGTTGCTGTTGTGAACCCGAATTTGGAATCTCTTAAACAATGGGCTCAAGCGAACGAAGCTACCATAGATTTGAATGGCATGTGCTCGGATCCAAGAGCAAGAAATCATGTTCTTGGAGAGTTAACTAGTATTGGTGAAAAGGAAAAG TTAAAGGGGTTTGAATTCATCAAAGCTGTTCACCTTGACCCGATGCCATTTGACATAGAACGTGATCTTCTAGGGCCAACTTACAAGAAGAAGAGGAcccaatttttaaaatattatcag AGAGTCATCGAAGATATGTATAGGATCTGA
- the LOC140883464 gene encoding long chain acyl-CoA synthetase 4-like isoform X2 gives MAETDKFIVEIEKAKEGKDGKPSIGPVYRNVLAKDGFFPLPQELDSCWDIFCRSVKKFPNNAMLGERDMVTGKAGSYVWFTYQEVYDLVLKIGASICSCGSMQGDRCGIYGANCSNWVITMQACNAYGLYCVPLYDTLGAGAVEYIISHAEISIVFVEENKISEVLKTFPSTEKYLKTIVSFGKISPQQKKEAGNFGIKMYSWNEFLLLGIDKRFDIPTKKKTDICTIMYTSGTTGDPKGVVISNENILSVIFGVNNHLESMNQEFCETDVYFSFLPLAHIFDRVTEELFISKGAAIGFWHKDIKCLLDDIKELKPTVFCAVPRVLDRIYSGLIEKISAAGVVKHALFNIAYSYKLRNMHKGYKHVEAAPIFDKIIFDKVNEGLGGNLRLILSGAAPLSHSVETFLRVVTCAHVLQGYGLTETCAGSFAAHPDKMAMIGTVGPPLPMVDICLESVPDMEYDALSSTPRGEICIRGKCLFSGYYKHEDLTREVMVGDWFHTGDIGEWQPDGSMKIIDRKKNIFKLSQGEYVSVEKLESIYSLPPSIDAIWIYGNSYKSFLVAVVNPNLESLKQWAQANEATIDLNGMCSDPRARNHVLGELTSIGEKEKLKGFEFIKAVHLDPMPFDIERDLLGPTYKKKRTQFLKYYQRVIEDMYRI, from the exons ATGGCGGAAACAGACAAGTTCATTGTAGAGATTGAGAAGGCAAAGGAAGGCAAAGATGGGAAGCCATCAATTGGGCCAGTTTATAGAAATGTGCTTGCTAAAGATGGATTCTTTCCTCTCCCTCAAGAACTTGATAGTTGTTGGGATATTTTCTG TCGGTCTGTGAAAAAATTTCCCAATAATGCAATGCTTGGTGAGCGGGACATGGTGACAGGGAAg GCAGGTTCGTATGTGTGGTTCACTTATCAAGAAGTTTATGACTTAGTTCTTAAAATTGGAGCCTCCATTTGTTCTTGTGGTTCCATGCAG GGTGATAGGTGTGGGATCTACGGagcaaactgctcaaactgggtTATAACTATGCAG GCTTGCAATGCTTATGGTCTGTACTGTGTTCCCTTGTACGATACTCTTG GTGCTGGAGCAGTGGAATATATTATTAGCCATGCTGAGATTTCTATTGTTTTTGTGGAGGAAAACAAAATTTCTGAG GTACTGAAAACATTTCCTAGCACTGAAAAATACTTGAAGA CAATTGTAAGCTTTGGAAAGATCAGCCCACAACAAAAGAAGGAAGCTGGAAACTTTGGCATCAAAATGTATTCTTGGAATGAATTTTTACTTCTG GGAATTGACAAGCGATTTGACATTCCCACCAAGAAGAAAACAGATATTTGTACAATAATGTACACAAGTGGGACAACAGGTGATCCAAAGGGAGTCGTGATTTCCAACGAGAACATTCTTTCAGTTATATTTGGAGTAAATAACCATTTGGAGAGCATGAATCAAGAG TTTTGCGAGACAGAcgtatatttttcttttctccCTCTGGCACATATATTTGATCGGGTAACTGAAGAGTTGTTCATATCGAAAGGCGCTGCAATTGGATTTTGGCACAAA GATATTAAGTGTTTGCTTGACGATATCAAAGAGCTTAAACCAACAGTATTCTGTGCTGTTCCTCGTGTGTTGGACAGAATATATTCAG GTTTGATTGAGAAGATCTCTGCAGCCGGGGTCGTCAAACATGCACTCTTTAATATTGCTTATTCCTA CAAACTGCGTAACATGCATAAAGGCTATAAACATGTGGAAGCAGCGCCAATTTTTGACAAAATTATTTTCGACAAG GTGAACGAAGGTTTAGGTGGGAATTTACGGCTCATCTTATCTGGAGCAGCGCCTCTTTCTCACAGTGTGGAAACCTTCCTCCGTGTCGTGACATGTGCTCATGTTCTTCAGGGATATG GTTTAACTGAAACCTGTGCCGGGTCTTTTGCTGCACACCCGGATAAAATGGCGATGATTGGTACTGTGGGCCCTCCACTGCCTATGGTAGATATATGCCTGGAATCAGTTCCTGATATGGAATATGACGCCCTTTCAAGTACTCCTCGAGGAGAAATATGCATCAGGGGGAAGTGTTTGTTCTCGGGATACTACAAACATGAAGATCTCACCAGAGAGGTGATGGTTGGTGATTGGTTTCATACTG GTGACATAGGCGAATGGCAACCAGACGGTAGCATGAAGATTATTGATcgcaagaaaaatatttttaagctttCTCAAGGGGAATATGTATCTGTTGAGAAACTGGAGAGCATTTACTCTCTCCCCCCAAGTATTGATGCG ATATGGATATACGGGAATAGTTACAAGTCATTTCTTGTTGCTGTTGTGAACCCGAATTTGGAATCTCTTAAACAATGGGCTCAAGCGAACGAAGCTACCATAGATTTGAATGGCATGTGCTCGGATCCAAGAGCAAGAAATCATGTTCTTGGAGAGTTAACTAGTATTGGTGAAAAGGAAAAG TTAAAGGGGTTTGAATTCATCAAAGCTGTTCACCTTGACCCGATGCCATTTGACATAGAACGTGATCTTCTAGGGCCAACTTACAAGAAGAAGAGGAcccaatttttaaaatattatcag AGAGTCATCGAAGATATGTATAGGATCTGA